One Amycolatopsis sp. NBC_00355 genomic window carries:
- a CDS encoding SDR family NAD(P)-dependent oxidoreductase, with protein sequence MRVDLSGKTALVTGSTQGIGAAIVKGLAAAGARVAVNGRSSDSVQAAIARQKQDLPDADFVAAPGDVSEEAGAAQVVEAVPDADILVNNLGIFGAQEPLDITDADWRRYFEVNVLAAVRLTRAYLPGMIERGWGRIQYIASDSAIVIPAEMIHYGVSKTALLGVSRGFAKHAAGTGVTVNAVIAGPTHTGGVEDFVYELVDKDLPWDEAQREFMKKHRPQSLLQRLIEPEEIANLVVYLGSTFASATTGAAVRVDGGYVDSIVP encoded by the coding sequence CTCAGTGGGAAGACGGCGCTGGTCACCGGGTCCACCCAGGGCATCGGGGCGGCGATCGTGAAGGGACTCGCCGCCGCGGGGGCGCGGGTCGCGGTGAACGGCCGCAGCTCCGACAGTGTGCAGGCCGCCATCGCGCGGCAGAAGCAGGACCTGCCGGACGCGGACTTCGTCGCCGCCCCGGGGGACGTCTCGGAGGAGGCCGGCGCGGCGCAGGTCGTCGAGGCCGTGCCGGACGCCGACATCCTGGTCAACAACCTCGGCATCTTCGGCGCCCAGGAGCCCCTCGACATCACCGACGCGGACTGGCGGCGCTATTTCGAGGTCAACGTCCTCGCCGCAGTGCGGCTCACGCGCGCCTACCTGCCCGGCATGATCGAGCGCGGCTGGGGCCGGATCCAGTACATCGCCAGCGACTCCGCGATCGTCATCCCGGCCGAGATGATCCACTATGGAGTGTCGAAGACGGCGCTGCTGGGCGTCTCGCGCGGGTTCGCCAAGCACGCGGCCGGCACCGGCGTGACGGTCAACGCCGTCATCGCGGGCCCGACGCACACCGGCGGCGTCGAGGACTTCGTCTACGAACTGGTCGACAAGGACCTGCCGTGGGACGAAGCCCAGCGCGAATTCATGAAGAAGCACCGGCCGCAGTCGTTGCTGCAGCGGCTGATCGAGCCCGAGGAGATCGCGAACCTGGTGGTGTACCTGGGTTCGACGTTCGCGTCGGCGACCACCGGCGCGGCCGTCCGCGTCGACGGCGGGTACGTCGACTCCATCGTGCCGTGA
- a CDS encoding cellulose binding domain-containing protein — protein MSRRSPLRRAAFLGAATVAATVAAIALTGGGPARAAAANLSASFAQTSVWTGGYGGEYTIANRGDAASTGWTVEFDLPAGSSVSSSWSSVKTQSGQHYRFTNAGFNGAVKPGATASFGFNVAGAGVPAACTINGASCAGGGPITTTPTTPTTTTTPPPTTTTTPPPSGDTVNVSTAAQLQAALANAAPGQAIKLAAGTYRGSFVTTKAGTAAKPITLSGPAGAILINDGPSGDAPDCPVPTAGWDSGYGLWLSGAPYWNLTGFTVQEAKKGIVVDNSPHTTIDGVNVNHVDEEAVHFRRSSADSVLKNSTITYTGLVQPGYGEGVYLGSANSNWACHGNAGGVDRGDRIQVLDNHIGPFIAAEPIDVKEGTTGGMIRGNTFDGRGISGENSADSWIDVKGIGYTIEDNTGTFAPPGVFANGYENHNTSTSPSFDNGCGNVWRNNKSDLGGAGAYAIKISSVSKCAADPNVVYASNTVTNATSGLTNITVTP, from the coding sequence TCCCGACGAAGTCCGCTCCGCCGTGCCGCTTTCCTCGGCGCCGCAACCGTTGCCGCCACCGTCGCCGCCATCGCGCTCACCGGCGGCGGCCCGGCGCGGGCCGCGGCGGCGAACCTGTCCGCCTCGTTCGCGCAGACCTCGGTCTGGACCGGCGGCTACGGCGGCGAGTACACGATCGCCAACCGCGGTGACGCCGCGTCGACCGGCTGGACCGTCGAGTTCGACCTGCCCGCCGGGTCGTCGGTGAGCAGCTCGTGGAGCTCGGTGAAGACCCAGAGCGGGCAGCACTACAGGTTCACCAACGCCGGGTTCAACGGCGCGGTCAAACCCGGCGCCACCGCGAGCTTCGGCTTCAACGTCGCCGGCGCCGGTGTCCCCGCCGCGTGCACGATCAACGGCGCGTCGTGCGCCGGCGGCGGCCCGATCACGACCACGCCGACCACCCCGACGACCACCACCACGCCACCGCCGACCACGACGACCACGCCCCCGCCGAGCGGCGACACCGTGAACGTGTCGACGGCCGCCCAGCTGCAGGCCGCACTGGCGAACGCCGCGCCGGGCCAGGCGATCAAGCTCGCGGCCGGCACATACCGCGGCTCGTTCGTCACGACGAAGGCGGGCACGGCGGCGAAGCCGATCACGCTGTCCGGCCCGGCCGGCGCGATCCTGATCAACGACGGCCCGAGCGGGGACGCGCCGGACTGCCCGGTGCCGACCGCGGGCTGGGACTCCGGTTACGGCCTGTGGCTGTCGGGCGCGCCGTACTGGAACCTGACCGGTTTCACCGTGCAGGAGGCCAAGAAGGGCATCGTCGTCGACAACTCGCCGCACACGACGATCGACGGCGTGAACGTCAACCACGTCGACGAGGAGGCGGTGCACTTCCGGCGTTCGTCGGCCGACAGCGTGCTGAAGAACTCCACGATCACGTACACGGGCCTGGTGCAGCCGGGGTACGGCGAGGGCGTCTACCTCGGCTCGGCCAACTCGAACTGGGCCTGCCACGGCAACGCCGGCGGCGTCGACCGCGGCGACCGGATCCAGGTGCTGGACAACCACATCGGCCCGTTCATCGCGGCCGAGCCGATCGACGTCAAGGAAGGCACCACGGGCGGGATGATCCGCGGCAACACCTTCGACGGCCGCGGCATCTCCGGCGAGAACTCGGCGGACTCCTGGATCGACGTGAAGGGCATCGGCTACACGATCGAGGACAACACGGGCACGTTCGCCCCGCCGGGGGTGTTCGCGAACGGGTACGAGAACCACAACACCAGCACGTCCCCGTCGTTCGACAACGGCTGCGGCAACGTCTGGCGCAACAACAAGTCCGACCTCGGCGGGGCCGGGGCCTACGCGATCAAGATCAGCTCGGTGTCCAAGTGCGCGGCCGACCCGAACGTGGTGTACGCGTCGAACACGGTCACGAACGCGACGTCCGGGCTGACGAACATCACCGTCACCCCGTAG